A single region of the Corticium candelabrum chromosome 15, ooCorCand1.1, whole genome shotgun sequence genome encodes:
- the LOC134190807 gene encoding inhibitor of growth protein 4-like: protein MSASLYLEHYLESIEGLPFEMQRIFTLVRELDAKTQDILKEVDKECERYEEDVSSLQMAQRDSRLKAIDALYSKAKEYADEKVSLATQTYETIDKHIKRLDSDLARFQADLRDKESHSEPGSSELIVQRSSTENTSRKRSRHSKKDSDKKARRKRPKTSSVQFSVASATAPSPLEMTLDMPVDPNEPTYCLCQQVSYGEMVGCDNMDCPIEWFHFQCVGLTEKPKGKWYCPQCSQHRKKK from the coding sequence ATGTCTGCATCTTTGTATTTGGAGCATTATCTTGAGAGCATTGAAGGGCTTCCGTTTGAAATGCAGCGTATTTTTACTCTGGTACGAGAGCTCGATGCTAAGACGCAAGATATTCTGAAAGAAGTGGACAAAGAGTGCGAGCGATACGAGGAAGACGTCTCTTCCCTTCAAATGGCTCAACGTGACAGCAGATTGAAGGCAATCGATGCTCTTTACTCTAAAGCAAAAGAATATGCTGATGAGAAAGTTTCACTAGCTACACAGACATAtgagacaatagacaaacacatcaaaCGTCTCGATTCTGATTTAGCACGCTTTCAGGCTGACCTCAGAGACAAGGAATCTCATTCTGAGCCCGGGAGTTCAGAACTGATAGTACAAAGATCATCCACTGAGAACACAAGCAGGAAGAGGTCTCGACATTCGAAAAAGGATAGTGACAAGAAAGCGAGGCGGAAAAGGCCAAAGACGTCATCTGTACAATTTTCTGTTGCATCTGCTACAGCACCGTCTCCTCTAGAAATGACTTTAGACATGCCAGTTGATCCTAATGAGCCTACATATTGTCTTTGTCAACAAGTGTCTTATGGTGAAATGGTTGGATGTGACAATATGGATTGTCCCATTGAATGGTTTCACTTCCAATGTGTTGGATTGACAGAAAAACCAAAAGGCAAATGGTATTGTCCACAATGCAGTCAACACAGGAAAAAGAAGTGA
- the LOC134191491 gene encoding glutamine synthetase-like, producing the protein MALDKSILEHYMKLDQRDSVQVMYIWIDGTGEYLRSKTKTLNFEPKSPSDCPVWNFDGSSTGQSSGDNSDVYLHPVALFNDPFRGGKNKLLLCETYASNHTPTRSNKRHSCVAVMKEAREAHPWFGIEQEYILLDADGQVLGWPKGGFPAPQGPYYCSVGTGRVFGRDVAEAHYRACLYAGLDIAGTNAEVMPGQWEFQIGPCEGVEMGDQLWVARYLLNRVAEDFAVIVTLDPKPKPGDWNGSGAHCNFSTKAMREDGGIEHIRTAIKKMSKCHVEHIKVYDPKGGKDNERRLTGLHETASIHDFSFGVAHRGASIRIPRQVDEDGKGYFEDRRPASNCDPYEVTERLVKTIVLNQ; encoded by the exons ATGGCGTTGGACAAGTCCATCCTAGAGCATTATATGAAGTTGGACCAGCGTGACAGTGTGCAAGTGATGTACATCTGGATCGATGGAACGGGAGAATATCTTCGTTCGAAGACGAAAACTCTCAATTTCGAGCCAAAATCTCCAAGTGATTGTCCTGTCTGGAACTTCGACGGATCAAGTACGGGGCAAAGCTCGGGTGACAACAGTGACGTCTATCTGCATCCAGTTGCTCTGTTTAACGATCCTTTCCGTGGAGGTAAGAACAAGTTGCTTCTTTGTGAAACTTACGCCTCCAATCACACCCCCACACGTTCCAACAAGCGCCACTCATGTGTGGCCGTCATGAAAGAAGCGCGCGAAGCTCATCCCTGGTTTGGTATTGAGCAAGAGTACATTCTACTGGATGCAGATGGTCAGGTTCTGGGGTGGCCTAAAGGAGGTTTCCCGGCGCCGCAAGGACCTTACTACTGCTCTGTGGGAACAGGAAGAGTGTTCGGCCGTGATGTAGCTGAAGCTCACTATAGAGCATGTCTCTATGCGGGATTAGACATAGCGGGCACTAATGCGGAAGTGATGCCAGGACAG TGGGAGTTCCAGATTGGTCCTTGCGAGGGTGTCGAGATGGGAGATCAGTTGTGGGTGGCTCGTTATCTTCTCAACAGAGTAGCAGAAGATTTTGCTGTCATAGTCACTTTAGATCCAAAACCGAAACCAGGAGATTGGAATGGGTCTGGCGCTCATTGCAATTTTAGCACAAAAGCTATGCGTGAAGATGGTGGCATTGAACACATCAGAACAGCCATTAAGAAAATGTCAAAATGCCATGTCGAGCATATCAAAGTTTATGATCCCAAAGGTGGCAAAGACAATGAGAGGCGACTTACTGGTCTTCATGAGACAGCTAGCATCCATGATTTCAGTTTTGGTGTTGCACATCGAGGTGCAAGCATTCGAATCCCTCGACAAGTAGATGAAGATGGCAAAGGTTACTTTGAAGACAGACGACCAGCTAGCAATTGTGATCCTTATGAGGTCACCGAACGTCTGGTCAAGACTATTGTGTTAAACCAGTAG